Proteins found in one Roseovarius pelagicus genomic segment:
- a CDS encoding BMP family lipoprotein — protein sequence MTILRNFLGAAATLALGAGAALAEPALIFDLGGKFDKSFNESAFNGAQRWADETGGSYAEVELQSAAQREQALRRFAENGNNPIVMVGFAFGDALGEIAPEYPDTKFAIIDMVVESPNVRSVVFNEHEGSYLVGMLAAMASETGTVGFIGGMDIPLIRKFACGYVQGVKAVKPDATVIQNMTGTTPAAWNDPVKGSELTKAQISQGADVVYAAAGGTGVGVLQTAADEEILSIGVDSNQNHLHPGKVLTSMVKRVDNAVYDAMSAGEDLEAGFFVMGLDNDGVAYALDDNNASLVTDDMKAAVDTAAAAIGDGSVSVHDYMSDNTCPVQ from the coding sequence ATGACGATTCTGCGTAACTTCTTGGGTGCGGCGGCTACATTGGCGTTGGGCGCTGGTGCCGCGCTCGCCGAACCGGCCCTGATCTTTGATCTCGGGGGTAAGTTCGACAAATCCTTTAACGAAAGCGCGTTCAACGGTGCACAGCGTTGGGCGGACGAGACCGGCGGCAGCTATGCCGAGGTCGAGCTGCAATCGGCGGCACAGCGCGAACAGGCCCTGCGTCGTTTTGCCGAGAACGGCAACAACCCGATTGTGATGGTCGGTTTTGCCTTCGGTGATGCGCTGGGAGAGATCGCGCCGGAATACCCTGACACCAAATTCGCGATTATCGACATGGTGGTCGAAAGCCCCAATGTCCGCTCGGTGGTGTTTAACGAACATGAAGGCAGCTATCTGGTGGGCATGTTGGCCGCCATGGCCAGTGAGACCGGCACGGTTGGGTTCATTGGTGGGATGGACATCCCGCTGATCCGCAAATTTGCCTGTGGTTATGTGCAGGGGGTCAAGGCGGTCAAGCCCGATGCGACCGTAATCCAGAACATGACTGGCACGACACCTGCCGCTTGGAATGACCCGGTCAAGGGATCTGAGTTGACCAAGGCGCAGATCAGTCAGGGCGCGGATGTGGTCTATGCCGCAGCGGGCGGCACCGGCGTCGGTGTACTGCAAACCGCCGCGGATGAGGAGATCCTCAGCATTGGCGTGGACAGCAACCAGAATCACCTGCACCCCGGCAAGGTTTTGACCTCAATGGTCAAACGTGTCGACAATGCCGTTTATGATGCGATGAGCGCGGGCGAAGATCTGGAAGCAGGATTCTTCGTGATGGGGCTCGATAATGATGGTGTGGCCTATGCGCTGGATGACAACAACGCCAGCCTAGTGACAGACGACATGAAAGCAGCCGTGGATACGGCCGCTGCGGCAATCGGTGACGGTTCCGTGTCTGTACATGACTATATGTCGGACAACACCTGCCCGGTGCAATGA
- a CDS encoding GNAT family N-acetyltransferase, whose product MILPADMARIHALAFAGQGRAWREEEFADLMATGHVICVGDHMSFSLSRLIADEAELLTLATLPAERRQGAARRILAALETDLRDRGAVRQFLEVAEDNMAARALYASCDYVETGRRGAYYRRPDDTRIDALILTKPLDQVG is encoded by the coding sequence TTGATCCTGCCTGCGGACATGGCGCGCATCCATGCGTTGGCGTTCGCGGGCCAAGGGCGTGCGTGGCGCGAAGAAGAATTTGCTGATCTGATGGCCACGGGTCATGTGATCTGTGTCGGAGATCATATGTCTTTTTCATTATCGCGGCTGATCGCTGACGAGGCCGAACTGCTAACGTTGGCGACGCTGCCGGCAGAACGCAGACAGGGGGCGGCACGGCGCATCCTCGCGGCATTGGAAACTGATCTACGGGACCGCGGCGCGGTGCGGCAGTTTCTCGAAGTGGCCGAGGACAACATGGCGGCGCGGGCGCTCTACGCCAGTTGTGACTATGTCGAGACGGGGCGGCGGGGGGCGTATTATCGACGTCCAGATGACACGCGGATTGATGCGTTGATCCTGACCAAGCCTCTGGATCAGGTCGGCTGA